The Fontisubflavum oceani genomic interval CTATGCCACGCGACCGGGGGTGGCCACCCGCATCGGGGTTGGCGCGGCCACGGGCGTTTTGGGCGGGCTGACCGGGCTGATGGGGCCGATTGTGATCCTGTTCAATCTGGGCGCGGGCAGCCGGGCCGAGGTGATGCGGGCCAATACGATGGTGTTTCTGACCACGATCAGCATCCTGGTCCTGCCGCAAATGGCGTTTCAGGGATTGTTGAGCCTGGAGGCACTTTGGCTGGGGGTGGTGATGATGCCGGCCTATGGGATCGGGACGCGGATCGGGCAGGCGCTATTCGACCCGGATCGCGAAGTTATGTATCGCAGGGTCGCATATGGTATTATCGGTTTGGCGGGTGTGATGGGGCTGCCGATCTGGCAGTGAGTGGAGAACGGCATGCAGCTACATGAAGTGCAATATGACGACCGCAAGCCGATCGACGGCTATGGGCCGGGATTTTTCCGGGTCGGTGGCGAACGGATTGACGGAGGGGCGCTGTTGTTGCCCTCGGGGGTTGCGCCTTGGGCTGGGTATGAAGCGGCAGGGCCTCTGATTGCGGCGGCGGACGAGATAGATGTTTTGCTGATCGGGACGGGCGCAGAGATTGCGCATATCCCAGAGAATTTGCGGGCGGCACTAGAGGCTGCTGGCATTGGGGTGGAGGTGATGGCGTCACCCTCGGCCTGCCGGACCTACAATGTGCTTCTGGCCGAAGGGCGGCGGATTGGCGCGGCGCTTTTGCCGATTTCCGAGGCAAAATAGGCGGCCATTATTGGTTCATTGCATCTTTGGGCAAATATCCATTGTTTATTCCTAATTCACGTCTTTTGGGCGGCCTAATGTCGCCGTTTGGGTGAATCGGAATTGACAGTGGCTTTGAATGAACTCACCGATTGGGGACTTTCGGACAGATAAAGGGTTCAATACGATGTTTCGTTCATTTCGGCAGGTTGTTTCAAAGGTGGTTGTCGTATCGATTGCCGTAATGCTCGCGGCGCCGGTAAGCGCGCAGAATTCGGCGCTGCAAGTCCCGGTGACATCGGAGTTCATCCCCGGCGAGATACAGTTTACCGGCGGGTTGGGGACCGTTTATCAGTATCGTTGGACGATGGTGGCCGTTGATGGCCAGTTGGCGCTTTGTGGTGCAGGTTATCTGCGGGATGGGCGGCTGCGCAGTTCGATCAATGATATGCTGGAGGGGGCTTCTCTTCTGGTCGGATCGCAGGTTGTGCCGGTCGACGCGCGGTTTTTCACGCGCGCCCGTAGCGCGCGCCGACTGGATCAAGCGGTTGCGACTTGTCAGCCGACCGGCGTGTCCGCAAATACGCGTGAAACTATCTATTTTCAGCCGGATTCAGGTTCCTGGCGGAACTAGCGGGGGACGGTTCTGGCTCTAGCGATCCCAGGATCATCACCCGCAGCTCGCGTTCCAGCTTGCGGCGCATGACCTCTTCGAAATGGTCGTGGTTGAGCGCGTGTTCGACAAAGGCGCCCGGGCCGCGGATCACTTCGCTTTCATAGTAAAGCTCGATCTCGCGACTGGCCCCGCCGATGGCCAGCCCGTTCACGGTGACCCCGTTCAGCGCGAAATGCTCATAGGCGGCTTCGGGCGGGAAGCCGTCATTGTTTTGTCCGTCGCCTGAGATGTCGAGCGTCTGGAACAGGCACGGCGGGGCCTCAGCGAAGCGTTCGGCGGCAAAGCCGATGGCATAGCCAAGCGCGGTGGGAAAGTCGGCATGTTGCCGTGTGGCCCGCGCGATCTGTTCGGTGACGTTAACGAGGTCCTCTTGGGTCCGGATCATCGTCCAGTTGACCAGCATGTCCTGCTGAAACCGTCCGCTCCATTCATAGACGGCGAAGGCGACGGGGCCGGGGCCGTTTAGAAATCCGTTCTGCACTTCGGGAGACAGGAGCGCGGAGATCAGCCCGTTGATTTGCAAGGAATATTCCGCCTCATCGACGGAGGCCGAGACATCCATACCGAGGAGCAAGGCCAAGCGGCATTGCTCCTCGGCTTGGGCATGAAGTGGCAGAGGCGTGGCCAGCGAGAGGCCCAGGGCGATGAGGCCAGCGCGGATCACCAGTGACCGGTGTTTTCCATCGAGGCCCAGGGTTCGGCCGGGGCCAGCCGCTCGCCAGATTGCAGAAGCTCAACGGAGATGTTGTCGGGCGAACGCACGAAGGCCATATGCCCGTCGCGTGGCGGGCGGTTGATGGTGACGCCGGCCTCCATCAGGTGCTGGCAGGTCTCGTAGATATTGTCGACCTCATAGGCCAGATGCCCGAAATGGCGGCTGTCGGAGGGCAGCCCCTCGTCGCCATCCCAGTTATAGGTCAGTTCGACCGGGCACTCGTCTTGTCCCGGAGGCGCCATGAAAACCAGGGTGAAGCGGCCGCCTTCGTTTTCCCAACGGCGGGTCTCATGCAGGCCGAGAAGTTGGAAGAAGGCCATCGTGGCCTCCAGATCCTTCACCCGGACCATGGTGTGAAGATATTTCAATCCCATTACAGCTACTCCCTATGCTCGTTTGGGGTAGCCTAACCCGGGTTGGACGCGCGCGCATCCTCTGTCTTCAGTAAATTTCCCGTGGGGTGGGCGCGACGGGGCGGATGTGCAGCGCGTCGCGCAAGATCAGCGTGACCGTCACGAAGCTCACATAGAGCAGCAGATACCAGGAGCCGAGCTTGCCGAGCGAGACCAGATCCAGCGCGCCTTGGCCCGCGTAAGACCAGGTTTGCGTGAAGGTGCCGACATTCTCGGCGATCCAGATGAAGATGGCCGACAGGAACGCCGCCAGCGGCAGCGGCATCCAGCGGGGTGCGCTGCCCGCATAGAACCAGACCCGCGTCCGCCAGAAGAGCAGCACCGTGGCCAGGAACAGCCCGGCGCGGATATCGGGCAGGAAATGATGCGTGAAGAAATTGCCATAGATCGCGGCGGCCAGCAGGAGGGTCAGCGCAAAGGGCGGGTAAGGCGCGAACTGCATATGAAAGATGCGGATGACGCGGGCCATGTAGCTGCCGACGCAGGCATACATGAAGCCCGAGAAAAGCGGCACGCCGCCGATCTCCATAACCCCGGTATCGGGGTAATCCCAAGACCCCATATGCAGCTTGAATACTTCCATCACAGTGCCGGTCAGGTGGAAGAGCGCGATGACCTTGGCCTCGGCGATGCTTTCGAGCCGGAGCCAAAGGAACAGGATCTGGGTGGAAAGCGCGAACAGGAATAGCGCGTCATAGCGGCTGAGCGCCCAATCGGGCGACCAGAGGAAGCGCGTGGCGATGATTGCGATCAGAAACAGGATGCCGAAAAGCGCCGCCCAGCCCTGTTTCAGCACGAACATGATGAACTCGGCGAGATGCGGGTTGAGCCGCGCGCGGGCCCAATCGCCCATGCGGCGTTCCAGAAAAACGACGCCCCGATCCGTCATCCTGCCCCTTTATCTTGCGTGCCTGCCTCGCGCTGATGCAAGATGTTGTAGACCCCGAATCCCTAGAAGGAAAGAGCAGAGACATGCCGCTGAGCCCTGAGCAACTGGCCGAGATTGAAGAGAGCCGTCAGAATCCGCAACCCACCTTGCGCGCTGTCGCGCCGGGGATGGAGCAGCATCTCTATAAAGCGCAGCCGGTTTTGGACCACGGCTTTGTGCGGGTCATCGACTATATGGGCGACGACGCGGCGATCGTGCAGGCGGCCCGGGTGAGCTATGGCGCGGGGACCAAAAAAGCCCGCGATGACAGTGGCTTGATCCGCTATCTGATGCGACACTGGCACTCGACCCCGTTTGAGATGTGCGAGATCAAACTGCATGTGAAACTGCCGGTTTTCGTGGCGCGGCAATGGATTAGGCACCGGACGGCGAATGTGAATGAATACTCGGCGCGCTATTCGATCCTCGACCGGGAGTTCTATATCCCCGCGCCGGAACATCTGGCGGCGCAATCGGTGGTGAACAACCAGGGGCGCGGCGAGGTCTTGCAAGGCGAAGAGGCGGCGCGGGTTTTGGAGGTGCTGAAGGCCGACAGCGCGCGGGCCTATGACCATTACGAAGAGATGCTGAGCCAAGAGGGGCAGGCGGGGTTGGCCCGCGAATTGGCGCGGATGAACTTGCCTGCGAATGTCTATACGCAATGGTATTGGAAGGTGGATTTGCACAACCTGTTCCATTTCCTGCGGCTGCGCGCGGATGCCCATGCGCAATATGAAATCCGGGTCTATGCGGATGCGATTTGTGAGATGGTCAAGAATTGGGTCCCAGCGGCCTATGGCGCCTTTGAGGATTACCGCATGGGCGGGGTGCAGTTGAGTGGCAAGGGGGTTGATTGTCTTCGGCGGATGCTTTCAGGTGAAAAGGTCACGCAGGAGAACTCGGGGATGAGCAAAGGCGAGTGGCGGGAGTTTGAAGGGGTTTTTGCCGGTCCCGCTTGAGTGGGGAAGAATCGGTCCAGTGGAGCGATTTGAGGCGAAAACGGGCGGATTTTGGACTCGCCCAAGATTCAACTCTATTCGCGGTGAGCGCTGATGCCTGGAGAGCCTCTTTTAGACACTATCCTCAAAACGAGTGCAAAAGTCGGCGATCTATATGTCCCGGCTGGCTCTTTGGAGGCACACCTCGGCCGGTTTGCTTCTCAACTGATGGTCTGGACCCACGATGACGTCCACAAGATCTCCATTATTGGTTCCGCCGTTGGCGTGCTACATCAAGGAAGACAACTCCTCATCTGCAGCAGACATCAGCTACGAAACCAGAGGTTGGAAGACGTCGGGTTGATGCTCCCAGATGGAAGTAGTTTCGTGACGTCTTCCGGTTCAAGGACATTTAACGAGGGAGAGCATCTATTGCAGTCTGACGCATATGATGTTGCTGCTTTTGAATTTACTGACCCGGTAAGAGAACACCCACAACTCTCCAATCAGTTTTTCGAGTTTTCAGCGATTCCTCCGAATACCAATAATGTGAACCTGCTGGCCTTCATAGTAGTGGGATTTCCTTCCGCGGATCAAAAATATGAACTGGAGGACAAGAATCATCTTGGGATAACCAAACGAATCCTGGTTGCAGAAGTAGATGGCCAACCCAGAGACGAGGCGCTTTTAGGGCTGAAATTCATTACACCACTAGAGTTCGACCCTGACGGATTGAGTGGTGGCCCTGCATATGTGGTACAATATGTAGATGGCGAGCCAAGGGTTTTCTTGGGTGGCATATTGACTAGGGCCGGCAAAGATAATTGTTACATCCTCAAATCCGGATTCCTTTGGCAATTTCTATCTGGTTTCAATTGAACTGCGCGATGCTAACCAGGCACTCGGCCCGGCACCGCCGGGCAGCGCCCGACCCTCCCCCGGGAGGGCGCTTTTGCGACGTTCGGGAAAGATCCGACCTTAGCTGTTTTGGTGCGCGCGCGTGCAGCTCATCCGTTGTGATGCGCCCTCCCAGGTTCGGGCGCTGCCCTCTGGCATAGACCTATGCGCGATCCGTGCTACCTCTCGGAAACGCAACCGGAGCCGCACCACATGTCCCTTCTGATCCTGTTTCTCGCCACCTCGGTCATCTTCCTCGTCGCCGATGCGATCATGCTGCCGACGGTGATCCAGCCGATCTTTGCGCGGCATCTGGGCGATGGGCTGGCCGAGGGGATCCGGTGGCTGCCGGCGATCCTGTTTTACCTGATTTTCATGTTTGGTATTCTATGGTTCGCGGGCTGGCCGGCTTTGCGGGACGGCACCCCGCATATGGCGCTGATCAATGGTGCGATCTTGGGGTTGGTGGCCTATGGCACCTATGAATTGACCTCTTGGGCCGTCATGCGGGACTGGCATCCGCAGATGGTCGTGCTCGACATGGCCTGGGGCACGGTCTTGACCGCAGGCGCGGCCTGGGGCGGGGTGATGATCACCCGGGCGCTCACCTGAGGCGTTATTCGCGCAGCCAGGTTTGTTCGATGTACAGGATGCTGGCCTTGGGGATGATCAGGTCAGTCTGGTGATCCCGTCCGTTCCGGATGCGGAGCTTAATGAAATCATCGCCTTTCTCGCGCACAGAGCCGCGCACGGTTGCACTGCGCACGGCGCCGTTGGTGAGGCGGATCGGTTGCGTGAGGATGAATTTATAGGTGTAGCGCGGGTCGTTGGTAATCACTTCGTCAAAGAGCATTTGTGGTCCTTTCCAGAGGCGCGCCCGAGAATACAGGCGCGGCTGAAGGTCTTAGGAAAGCCCGCAAAATGGGGGTAGCGCAAGAAATTCTTGCGGATTGCCGCTCTGTCAGAGGTGATCTGCGGGGCCGCGGCGACGGCTCAATTGTGGGGAAAAACATCAATACGCCGCCCGAATCTCCCCCCGCGCGACGTCTGTCTTGTGGCCCGATCCCTAGAGGGAGTCAGAGCTTCTGCAACTCCACCGCCGAGGCGCGGCCATCACGGCCTTCGCGGAGTTCGTAGCCAATTTTTTCGTTGTCGGCCAAGCCGGTAAGACCGGCGCGTTCGACCGCTGAGATATGTACAAACACATCATTGCCGCCATCATCGGGGGCAATGAAACCATAACCTTTGGTGGTGTTGAACCATTTTACAGTGCCAGTGGGCATCGTCGTTGTCTTTCCTTCTCAAGGTTTTCCGCCCGCAGTAGTGCGGCGGTGCGGTGTCGTCAGGGCCGTCCTATTGGAATGCCTTCTTGAGAGGGCGGTTCAGCATAAACCTGTTGTCACAGAGAAAAGTTTGGAGCGAAATTGAAAAAAGGCAAGTGTTGGGTTGATTATGGGCTCTCTCTGGCATCAATTCGCGGAGCAATTGCGGCAAAGGTGCATAAGAGATGATCGTTTTCGGGCTAAAAAACTGCGACACATGCCGAAAGGCGGTGAAGGAATTGAAGGCTGCCGGGCATGATGCGGTTTTGCGTGATGTACGGGCCGCGCCATTGGATGCAGCGGAGTTGGCCCGGTTTCTAGACGCTTTTGGCGATGATTTGGTGAATCGCCGCTCGACCACGTGGCGTGGGTTGTCGGAAGAGGAGCGGGCCGCAACGCCAGAAGCGTTGCTGACGGCCCATGCGGCGCTGATGAAGCGCCCGGTGATCGAGGCGGCGGGGGGCTTTATCTCGGCTGGGGCGCCGAGGTTAAACAGGCGCTCCTTTAGCGCGGCCGCGCAGGATCGCATCGAGTGAGAGCGGCCCTGCGCCGCGCAGGACGATAACGATCAAGAGAAACACCCAGAACGCGCGTTGATCCATAATCAGGCTGCCGGAGGCGGCGTCGAACCAGCTGCCCCGGTCGGCGGCGGAGATGCTATGGCCGAAAATGTCGACCCAGCTTTGTGCGAAGACAAACCCGATCATGCCGAGGGCGGCGAGCCGTGTAGCCAGGCCAATCAGTAGCAGAAGCGGGAGGATGAACTCGCCCCAAGTCGCACCCAAGACCAGCAATTTGGCGAAAAGCCCCAATTGGCTCGCGTCATAGCCCGCGGCCTCGAACATGCGCGGCAGGATTTGGCCATAGGCGCCGAAACCGACATTGAGAAAGCCGAAAAACCCGTCGCCCAACTTGGTCAGGCCGGAATTCCAGTAATAGATCAGCAGCGTGCCCGCGAAGACCAGCCGCGCCAGGGTGGGGATGAGAAACGGCGCCAGGCCCTCAAGGGCGTCGAAGATGCGATTGTGCAGGGAAATCAAGGCAGTCATGGGTCTTTCCGATCAAGGGTCAGGGCGCCGGTGCTGACAAAGAGCGACAGAAGCGCGGAGATATTGGCTTTGGGTTCGGCGGCCTGGGTCGCGGCCATGGCCTCGGCAACGCTCATCCGGCCTTTTAGAAGCCGGGCGAAAGCAACACCGCCGATGGGCAAAAGATGCGGCACCGGGTCAAACCCGGGCCGGGTGATGATCACGTCTTGGCCACCGCCGGTGGGTTTGGGAGCGTCCGGGTCGCTATTGGCGCGCCAGATTGCGTAGATCGGATAGCGGGATTGGACGACCAGTGTCGCAGGCGCGACGCGGGGTTTCAGCGCCAGAACCTCATTCGGATCGAGGCCTTCCATCGAGAGTGGGGTCACATCGGCGGCGTGATAGGATTGCCGGAGGCCCAGTTCCAGCTTGGCGATATCCGGCAGATAGGGCAGATGCGCGACCGGCTCAAAGCTGGCCAGAAAGCCCGGGAGCCGTTGGCCATAGAGTTGCAGGCGCGGGTGTTCGGGCGGGTGTGCGCGCAGGAAGACGCCCGCCATGGCTTTGAAGAAGTCGTCGCCCACGAGTTTCCGGAGAACGGGGAAGCCGGTTTCCAGCGCCTGGGTCAGTGAGACAGCGACATTGTTGCGATAAACGTCAAAACGTTTGCCTGCGGGGCCGCCATGGGCATCGCCGAGCCCCTCCGGGGCTGGCCGGCCTGCATCCATGATGGCTTCGGCGAATTGGGTTTGGCCAGCCATCGCTCTCAAGCCTCAACTGGCGTGAGAATGGTCTCCGCCCGGGCCGCTTCGGCGCGCAGTTCGGCAAAGGGCGGCACGTCGGTATCCCATTCGATCAGCGTCGGGCGGGGGCCGCCCCGGGCGATGGTGTAGCGATAGAGCGCCCAGACCGGGTCGACCACCTCGCGGCCATGGCTGTCGATCAAGAGCGGGCGGCCTTGATCGTCTTCATCTTCGTCATGACCGCCGAGATGGATTTCGCCCACATGGTTGAGCGGGAAGGCGTCGATATAGCTATGCGCGTCCCAGCCCTGGTTATTGGCGGAGACAAAGACGTTGTTCACATCAAGCAGCAGGCCGCAGCCGGTGCGTTTGGCGATCTCGGACAGGAACTCGACCTCTTCCATCTCGGTTTCGTCAAAATCCAGATAGGTGGAGGGGTTTTCGAGCAGCATCTGCCGACCGATCGTGTCTTGCACCTGGTTGATATGAGCGGCGACGCGGGCGAGCGTGGCCTGCGTGTAGGGCAGGGGCAGCAGGTCGTTCAGGAAGCCCATATCGTGGGTCGACCAGGCCAGATGTTCCGAGAAAGACGCGGGGTTGAGCCAGGTGCAGAGATGTTTCAGCCGCGCAAGGTGATCCGTATCGAGCGGGGCTTCGCCGCCAATCGACAGGCCAACGCCATGAACCGAGATCGGGAAACGTTCGGCCAAGGCGCGCAGTTGCGCCAGCGGGCGGCCGCCATCTCCCATATAGTTTTCGGCGTGAATTTCGAGCCAGGTCACCGGGCCGGGATCTGCGATCAGATCGGCGTAGTGCTGGGCTTTGTAGCCGATACCGGCGGTCAGAGGGAGGCGCGTGTTTTGAGCCATATCGAGCATACTACCACCGGATCGTCTTAAAAAGGACCCCTGGCGCGAACGCCAGGGGCGGGTTTGGCAAAAGCCAAATTACATGTCGAGCGAGCGCAGAACCGAGGTGTCGGTGCCTTCGGGCAGGTCGCGCGCCAGGCCTTCGTAGCCATCGGCTTCGAGCGAGGCGAGGGTCTCACCCATGCGGCCATCTGGCAGCTCAACGTCGGCGCAGGTGCCGGCGGGCACGAAGGTCCAGGCGTTGCCCTGATAGTCAACGGTCGAGGTGCCGGCGCAGGTGGTGCCGGGGCCTGCGGCGCAGTCGTTTTCGCCAGCAAGGCTGATGCCGAAGCATTTTTCCTGGGCCTGTGCTTGGGCCGGTGCGGTGCCGTGAGCGGTCAGAACAGCAGCGGCGGCGCCGAGCAGCGCCAGGGATTTCACGTGGGTCGACATTTTGGAGTATCTCCGAGTTGGTTAGATGACAGATCGCAAGTAGCAGCGACAGGGAAATTGGTAGCGGCTGGGGTCGATCACTGGCCAATCACAGAGCCGTGCCGCACGGGTCCGTGAGCGCGCGCGAGAGGTTTGTGAGCAGGGCGGGCGGTGCTAAAATGCGGGGAATATTCAAGAAAACAAGGGTTGCGACAGTATGCGGCCAACCGGGGATTTCCGCTCATGTTACAAGGGAAACCCGGGGGAAGAACGGCAAATGTTTCACCCTAGTCCGGTGGCGGCTCGATCTTGGATTGGACGGGCGTGGGTGCCATATCGAGATGAGACAGGCAGGCAGAAGGACTCTCACATGCGCAATGCGGCATTGGTTTTGGGCATTATCGGCGGTGTCACCGGTATGATCGTCGGTTTTTTCGTTTATGGCTATGTGGCGTTTATCGATTCATTTGGTGAGATCGATAATGTGGCGCGGCAGGTCGACAACCCACAGCTTTTCAAAACAGTTGCGATTCTGTCGCCGCTTTTGGCGATTGCGGGCGGCGCGATGGCCCGGGCGCGGGCGCTTTGGGGCGGTATCTTGCTGTTGATCTCAGCCACGGGGATGTATCACGCCTTCGGCTTCAATGTCGCCACCATGTTCCCGA includes:
- a CDS encoding sulfite exporter TauE/SafE family protein yields the protein MPEALNAALALDGLVWVLATTILAGVVYGFAGFGSALIFMPLATIWLEPAFAIAAFSLSAIVSLFTVVPRAWGVAEKSATFTLIGAAFLGAPFGIYLLRVLDVDWVRIAVATTVLVTLAALMAGWRYATRPGVATRIGVGAATGVLGGLTGLMGPIVILFNLGAGSRAEVMRANTMVFLTTISILVLPQMAFQGLLSLEALWLGVVMMPAYGIGTRIGQALFDPDREVMYRRVAYGIIGLAGVMGLPIWQ
- a CDS encoding Mth938-like domain-containing protein — encoded protein: MQLHEVQYDDRKPIDGYGPGFFRVGGERIDGGALLLPSGVAPWAGYEAAGPLIAAADEIDVLLIGTGAEIAHIPENLRAALEAAGIGVEVMASPSACRTYNVLLAEGRRIGAALLPISEAK
- a CDS encoding DUF1194 domain-containing protein gives rise to the protein MIRAGLIALGLSLATPLPLHAQAEEQCRLALLLGMDVSASVDEAEYSLQINGLISALLSPEVQNGFLNGPGPVAFAVYEWSGRFQQDMLVNWTMIRTQEDLVNVTEQIARATRQHADFPTALGYAIGFAAERFAEAPPCLFQTLDISGDGQNNDGFPPEAAYEHFALNGVTVNGLAIGGASREIELYYESEVIRGPGAFVEHALNHDHFEEVMRRKLERELRVMILGSLEPEPSPASSARNLNPAENR
- a CDS encoding VOC family protein, with product MGLKYLHTMVRVKDLEATMAFFQLLGLHETRRWENEGGRFTLVFMAPPGQDECPVELTYNWDGDEGLPSDSRHFGHLAYEVDNIYETCQHLMEAGVTINRPPRDGHMAFVRSPDNISVELLQSGERLAPAEPWASMENTGHW
- a CDS encoding DUF817 domain-containing protein → MTDRGVVFLERRMGDWARARLNPHLAEFIMFVLKQGWAALFGILFLIAIIATRFLWSPDWALSRYDALFLFALSTQILFLWLRLESIAEAKVIALFHLTGTVMEVFKLHMGSWDYPDTGVMEIGGVPLFSGFMYACVGSYMARVIRIFHMQFAPYPPFALTLLLAAAIYGNFFTHHFLPDIRAGLFLATVLLFWRTRVWFYAGSAPRWMPLPLAAFLSAIFIWIAENVGTFTQTWSYAGQGALDLVSLGKLGSWYLLLYVSFVTVTLILRDALHIRPVAPTPREIY
- the thyX gene encoding FAD-dependent thymidylate synthase, translated to MPLSPEQLAEIEESRQNPQPTLRAVAPGMEQHLYKAQPVLDHGFVRVIDYMGDDAAIVQAARVSYGAGTKKARDDSGLIRYLMRHWHSTPFEMCEIKLHVKLPVFVARQWIRHRTANVNEYSARYSILDREFYIPAPEHLAAQSVVNNQGRGEVLQGEEAARVLEVLKADSARAYDHYEEMLSQEGQAGLARELARMNLPANVYTQWYWKVDLHNLFHFLRLRADAHAQYEIRVYADAICEMVKNWVPAAYGAFEDYRMGGVQLSGKGVDCLRRMLSGEKVTQENSGMSKGEWREFEGVFAGPA
- a CDS encoding DUF2177 family protein, translating into MSLLILFLATSVIFLVADAIMLPTVIQPIFARHLGDGLAEGIRWLPAILFYLIFMFGILWFAGWPALRDGTPHMALINGAILGLVAYGTYELTSWAVMRDWHPQMVVLDMAWGTVLTAGAAWGGVMITRALT
- a CDS encoding cold-shock protein codes for the protein MPTGTVKWFNTTKGYGFIAPDDGGNDVFVHISAVERAGLTGLADNEKIGYELREGRDGRASAVELQKL
- a CDS encoding arsenate reductase family protein; its protein translation is MIVFGLKNCDTCRKAVKELKAAGHDAVLRDVRAAPLDAAELARFLDAFGDDLVNRRSTTWRGLSEEERAATPEALLTAHAALMKRPVIEAAGGFISAGAPRLNRRSFSAAAQDRIE
- a CDS encoding DoxX family membrane protein, with product MTALISLHNRIFDALEGLAPFLIPTLARLVFAGTLLIYYWNSGLTKLGDGFFGFLNVGFGAYGQILPRMFEAAGYDASQLGLFAKLLVLGATWGEFILPLLLLIGLATRLAALGMIGFVFAQSWVDIFGHSISAADRGSWFDAASGSLIMDQRAFWVFLLIVIVLRGAGPLSLDAILRGRAKGAPV
- a CDS encoding HvfC/BufC N-terminal domain-containing protein, whose product is MAGQTQFAEAIMDAGRPAPEGLGDAHGGPAGKRFDVYRNNVAVSLTQALETGFPVLRKLVGDDFFKAMAGVFLRAHPPEHPRLQLYGQRLPGFLASFEPVAHLPYLPDIAKLELGLRQSYHAADVTPLSMEGLDPNEVLALKPRVAPATLVVQSRYPIYAIWRANSDPDAPKPTGGGQDVIITRPGFDPVPHLLPIGGVAFARLLKGRMSVAEAMAATQAAEPKANISALLSLFVSTGALTLDRKDP
- the bufB gene encoding MNIO family bufferin maturase; amino-acid sequence: MLDMAQNTRLPLTAGIGYKAQHYADLIADPGPVTWLEIHAENYMGDGGRPLAQLRALAERFPISVHGVGLSIGGEAPLDTDHLARLKHLCTWLNPASFSEHLAWSTHDMGFLNDLLPLPYTQATLARVAAHINQVQDTIGRQMLLENPSTYLDFDETEMEEVEFLSEIAKRTGCGLLLDVNNVFVSANNQGWDAHSYIDAFPLNHVGEIHLGGHDEDEDDQGRPLLIDSHGREVVDPVWALYRYTIARGGPRPTLIEWDTDVPPFAELRAEAARAETILTPVEA
- a CDS encoding BufA1 family periplasmic bufferin-type metallophore → MSTHVKSLALLGAAAAVLTAHGTAPAQAQAQEKCFGISLAGENDCAAGPGTTCAGTSTVDYQGNAWTFVPAGTCADVELPDGRMGETLASLEADGYEGLARDLPEGTDTSVLRSLDM